One segment of Deltaproteobacteria bacterium DNA contains the following:
- a CDS encoding cytochrome c — protein sequence MIADRPENSNNHPKYHLTTRLACLVALGLMLLGLAKAGWAQGSDLPAEVLQGQKLFQRLGCRSCHALNNQGGGTGPPLDGIGQRLSYADLEQQVTEPSHRHPRSGMPSFAFLRPAELSALINYLQTLK from the coding sequence GTGATTGCCGATCGTCCCGAAAACTCAAACAATCATCCCAAATACCATTTAACCACCAGATTGGCCTGCCTGGTTGCCCTTGGACTGATGCTTTTAGGTCTGGCCAAGGCCGGGTGGGCCCAGGGGTCCGACTTGCCCGCCGAGGTCCTCCAAGGTCAAAAACTCTTTCAACGTCTGGGATGTCGCTCCTGCCATGCTCTAAATAATCAAGGCGGCGGTACTGGTCCGCCCCTGGATGGAATTGGCCAACGTCTATCATATGCAGATCTGGAGCAACAAGTGACCGAACCGAGCCACCGCCATCCTCGGTCCGGGATGCCCAGCTTCGCCTTTTTGAGGCCCGCCGAGCTGTCCGCGCTAATAAATTATCTGCAAACTCTTAAGTAG
- a CDS encoding dihydrodipicolinate synthase family protein yields the protein MLKSSVTPTPPDGLLIELVTPLTATGDLDAEGLSRLVERVAPYAAGIVAASPGLGEALGLPDSVRRELFSGLLKQWPGPGPLFFGVTADTQEQTGDLIQRFEAECRSRHYDYQIHWLDLPLWYHSNRGLPQYYRQLLGTLRHPLILLNQPEIIRERTRPWKHHNLRTAVVKKLTDLPEIRGMIFRGKMERFLNYHRAAGGRPDFAIYEGDESRFLTRPGAWGIISPGAQLFPSAWQAVTQACLHPEKVADLKLPQAKLWQLSQQLLELAQCYLHQPAALLKTALQALGVIKHDTTCPATVPAAPGLKKKLLDFLTRMEVLR from the coding sequence ATGTTAAAGTCCTCTGTCACACCAACCCCTCCAGACGGACTGTTGATCGAGCTGGTCACCCCCTTAACCGCCACCGGCGATTTGGACGCCGAAGGGCTGAGCCGACTGGTAGAGCGTGTAGCGCCGTACGCGGCGGGGATTGTTGCCGCATCCCCGGGCCTCGGGGAAGCCCTGGGACTCCCCGACTCGGTGCGCCGAGAGTTATTTTCCGGTCTCTTAAAGCAATGGCCCGGCCCCGGTCCCCTGTTTTTCGGCGTCACGGCAGATACCCAGGAACAGACTGGTGATCTGATCCAGCGCTTTGAGGCTGAATGCCGGAGCCGACATTACGATTACCAGATCCATTGGCTGGACCTGCCCCTATGGTACCACAGCAATCGCGGCCTCCCCCAATATTACCGGCAACTTTTGGGGACATTGAGACACCCGCTTATACTACTTAACCAGCCGGAAATAATCCGGGAGCGGACGCGACCCTGGAAGCATCATAATCTACGCACCGCGGTAGTTAAAAAGCTAACCGACTTGCCGGAGATCAGGGGAATGATCTTTCGGGGCAAAATGGAGCGTTTTCTGAATTATCACCGCGCCGCCGGCGGCCGCCCGGATTTCGCCATCTATGAGGGCGATGAATCCCGCTTCCTGACCCGCCCCGGTGCCTGGGGGATAATATCCCCCGGTGCCCAGCTTTTCCCCTCTGCCTGGCAGGCCGTCACCCAAGCCTGCCTGCATCCCGAGAAGGTAGCTGATTTAAAGCTTCCCCAGGCCAAGTTATGGCAGCTCAGCCAGCAATTGCTGGAGCTGGCGCAGTGTTATCTGCATCAGCCCGCCGCCCTGCTGAAAACCGCCTTACAGGCTTTAGGGGTCATTAAGCATGATACAACTTGCCCGGCCACGGTTCCGGCCGCACCCGGGTTAAAGAAAAAGTTATTGGACTTCCTGACTCGCATGGAGGTGCTGCGGTGA